In Rhodanobacter humi, the genomic stretch AGCCGCGAGCGCGCCAGCGCGAAGCCGTCGGCCAACCCGGCCGGTTCGCCGCGCAGGCGCGCCAATGCCACGCCGACCAGCGCCGTGTTGAAGAACACGATCACGAAGTACTGCGCCAGGTAGAACGCGAACAGCACCACGTAGTAGACCGACGCGAAGCGGCGGCCCTCGAAGTCGCCGCCGTGGTGGCCGATCATCGCCAGCACCACCGGCAGCAGGAAGCTCGCCGCCACCACGAGGCTGCACAGCCCCGACAGCAACGGAAACAGCAACAGCGACTTGTCCGAGCGCAGCACCCCCGCGCTCGCCTTCATCAATGCCCAGCTGCGGGCGAACTTGCCGGCCATGCCCCTGCCCTCCCTGCGATTGGAGCCGTCTTTCTAGCACCGCGCGCGGTACGGCGACAGTGCGGAAGGATCAGAGTGGCTCGACCGTCAACGGCTCGCATTCCGGCGGGAATGCCGCCCACAGCTCGGCCATCGTCTGCCCGCCGACGGGGTGGCGCGCCACGGGCGCGATGTCGGCCAGCGGCTTCAGCACGAAGGCGTGCCGGAGTTCCTTGCGCGGGATCTGCAGGTGGCCGGGGCCATCGATCACGCGCTCGTCGTACAGCACGATGTCCACGTCCAGCGTGCGGTCCGAATAGCGCGGCACGTCGCGGCGACGGCCGTGGCGGTCCTCCAGCGCGTGCAGCCAGTCGTTGAGCGCGATCGGTTCCAGTTCCGTGTCCAGTCCCACCGCAAGGTTCACGAAATCCGCGCCATCGAAGCCCACCGAGCGGCTGCGGTAGGCCGGCGACACAGTGATCGCGCCGAAGCGCGCGCGCAATTCATCCAGCGCAGCCTTGAGGTAGCGCTGCGGCTCGACGTTCGAGCCCAGGCTGAGGTAGACACGCGCCATGCTCACTGCGGCCGCGTGCCGCGCTCGATGCGCACACCCACCGCCTTCGCGCCGCGCACCGCGCCGGGCTTGGACAGCTTCAGCCGCACCCAGCTCACGCCGAATTCCTCGCGGATGATCGCGGCGCAGCGCTCGGCCAGCGTCTCCACCAGGCCGAAGCTGGAGGCGCCCACGTAGTCGATCAGCCGCTTCGACACGTCCTTGTAGTTCAGCGTGAGCGCGATGTCGTCGCCGGCGGCCGGCACGCGGTTGTCGAACGCCATCTCGATGTCGAACGCCAGCGTCTGGCGCACGCGGCGCTCCCAGTCGTAGATGCCGATCACGGCATCGATGCGCAGATCCTCGATGAAGACGATGTCCATGGCGGTGCACAGGCGGAACGGGGGCTGTACAGGGTCGACGAGTGCGTGCGCGGATGCAAGTCGGCCGGTTTCACGGCGGCGGCGGGCCAGCCGTGCTACACCACTCCACCGCACACCGAAGGAGCAACCGATGAGCACCACTCCCGCCGTCACGGCCACCATCGCCGACACGCCCTACGCCGTCCGTTTCCACGACGACCGTGGGCACACGTGGCTGGCCGACGAGCCGCAGACGCTCGGCGGCGGCGACAGCGGCCCGGACCCGCATCGGCTGCTGCTCTCCGCGCTGGGCGCCTGCACCTCGATCACGCTGAAGATGTACGCCGAGCGCAAGGGCTGGCCGCTGG encodes the following:
- the folK gene encoding 2-amino-4-hydroxy-6-hydroxymethyldihydropteridine diphosphokinase, which encodes MARVYLSLGSNVEPQRYLKAALDELRARFGAITVSPAYRSRSVGFDGADFVNLAVGLDTELEPIALNDWLHALEDRHGRRRDVPRYSDRTLDVDIVLYDERVIDGPGHLQIPRKELRHAFVLKPLADIAPVARHPVGGQTMAELWAAFPPECEPLTVEPL
- the folB gene encoding dihydroneopterin aldolase, translated to MDIVFIEDLRIDAVIGIYDWERRVRQTLAFDIEMAFDNRVPAAGDDIALTLNYKDVSKRLIDYVGASSFGLVETLAERCAAIIREEFGVSWVRLKLSKPGAVRGAKAVGVRIERGTRPQ
- a CDS encoding OsmC family protein, with protein sequence MSTTPAVTATIADTPYAVRFHDDRGHTWLADEPQTLGGGDSGPDPHRLLLSALGACTSITLKMYAERKGWPLEGVEVALDFNPDGKPEDGSNRIRRRITVHGALDEAQRERLLQIANACPIHKVLTGEIRIDSALE